The Zalophus californianus isolate mZalCal1 chromosome X, mZalCal1.pri.v2, whole genome shotgun sequence genome window below encodes:
- the LOC113930277 gene encoding histone H2A-beta, sperm-like has translation MSGRRNHWRCYRPKRHGLYRSARAELQFPVSRVDRLLREGHYAQRLSSSTPVFLIGILEYLTAKILELAGQEARNNHKMRITPEHVQKALGNNEHLSRLFEDNTYSQVEAVPQPREW, from the coding sequence ATGTCTGGGAGAAGAAACCACTGGCGCTGTTATAGACCTAAGAGGCACGGTCTGTACCGCTCCGCGAGGGCCGAGCTCCAGTTCCCAGTTAGCCGCGTGGACCGCCTCCTGCGAGAGGGTCACTATGCCCAGCGCCTGAGCTCATCTACACCGGTCTTCCTCATCGGCATTCTCGAGTACCTGACGGCCAAAATCCTGGAGCTGGCAGGCCAGGAGGCCCGCAACAACCACAAGATGCGCATCACCCCAGAGCACGTGCAGAAGGCCCTGGGCAACAATGAGCACCTGAGCCGCCTCTTTGAGGATAACACCTACTCTCAGGTGGAAGCCGTGCCCCAACCCAGGGAGTGGTGA